The genomic segment GGAATCAAAGGAATTGAAAAACAGGAAAAAAGATGATGCTGTCAGAGGAACTTCAAGAGACAGGGAATATTATATTAAGCTGGCTGAAGAAAAAAATTCCCGCGTAATCCAGGTTAACACAGCAGATACGTATATTCTGACTGATCTTGCAAGATCATCTGACCAGGGAATACGCAGAATGCGCAATCAGATAATGCGGACAGTTGAGCCAGAAGTATTTGTTGACCTGATGAACCGGTTTAACGACGCTGTAATCTCATTGAGCCAGGCTGTTGAGCAGATATGCAAAACCACGGATACCCCTTTTAAAACTCCGAGGGGGATCATCCAGATTCTTGCTGACAGAGATAACATGAAACGCAGCACATCTGAAAAAGGCAAAAAGTAAGCTGAAGCAATGTGGAATCTTTTTAAAAGCCCGGTGACAATATCTGAAAGACTGATTGACATCGGGCTTTTGTCAGAAATCTGGAAAGGTGTGTCTGAGCCTGTATCTCAATGCTCCCAGGAAAAGGAAACTCCTATCGGAATTGAAAATACCTGGGAAAACAGGGAAAACAGCCAGTTCTGGGAGCAATACATTCTACCGTATCATGGAGATATTGGCCAGGTGCATCTTGAAGTCATCAGAGAAATTCTGAAAGACCTGGAACTGTATGGTAACTGCCCTTCCATTGTTATAAATGACAATGAAACCTCAGCGGATTACCAGGTTCTTACTGATGTTTCACTTCTGGAACATACCCTGAATGTATGCCGGAAGGCCCGGGATATTCTGAAAACAAGTGAAGCCGATTATCAGGTGAGTATGGCAAAGGTCATGATTGCAGCGCTTGGTCACGATATGGGGAAAATTCCTGAGATTGCACAACCAGATTGGCAGATGATTAATTCTCATACTTTTAAAAGCTGTGAATGGCTGAAAAAGAAAATCAATCATCTGAGAAATAAGGATAATATCCTTGAAGCAGTAAAACTTCACCATGCCGGAGAAAGGGAATTGAATCCGTACATGGGCAATAAAATCCTGAGTATTCTGCGCCAGGCTGATTATGCTGCCAGGGAAAGTGAGTTGAAAACATACAGGCTGCATTACAGGTCATCAAATGAAGATATTATTCAAAAAGTATTTGATACAAAATCTTTAGATGCCTTCTCTGATAACCAGAGTACAGAAGTTGAAAAATCAGGTTTACCTGATGAAACCCGGAATGACAACCAGGTAACAGAAGACATGTTTCTCAAAGCATTAGCACCTGAAATATCAAACAATGAATTTGATGCGTTCCGGTTCAATAATTGCGCTTACTTTTCAGTAAATGTGCTGCAAAAGGTATTGAATAATCAAAGGCAATCCCTTGACCAGCCTCCTTTTTATAAGGCAGAAGATGTTCGGACTTTTATTGATTCCAGGTTCACCAAAATGAAAAAAGGCCGGTTCAGGCTGAGATTTAAAGATAAGCCCCGGCCATTCAAACCCATAAAGCTGTATCTATATGTAACGGATGCCATACCTTCTGATGCAATGGAAACAAAGGAAGCAGATATTCCCCATGATTCAAAAGGAAGATGGCTGAAATCACTTAAACCTATTAATAACAAAACTGAAACTGTTTAATACGGAATTATGAAAATGGATTATAAAAAAACTGTTCAGATAATTGACCGGCACCCTCTTTTCAGGGCCGGATTAAAAGGTGTAATTGAAAGCGAGAATGAATACAGAATTGTCAATGAATCATCTACTGCACGTCAGGCCCTTAATATGGCTGACCAGCTACACCCGGATATTATTATCCTTGATCTGATACTCCCTGACATGGACGGGATAAAACTGACAACGGAACTGACAGATGTATCTGAGTCATCCCAGATAATGGTCGTCAGTATCCATTCCAAAATAAATTATGTGGTCAAATCAATACAGGCCGGAGCCAAAGGTTATATATTGAAGGAATCAGGAACAGACTGCCTTATGGATTGCCTCCGGCGAATTTCAACCGGAAAGCAGTTCATTGATCCCTCCCTGTCAGAAAGTCTTTGTGAACTGTTCATGTTTATAAATTCCCCCCTGGTAGATAATACCCAGACTCAACTGACGGGAAGAGAACAGGAGATTCTGCATCTTGTTGCAGAAAATTTTACATCAAAGGACATTGGGAAAAAACTGTGCATAAGTTCCAAAACAGTTGAAACGCACAGGTATAACCTCATGAAAAAGCTGGGCCTGAAAAACAAGGTGGAACTTATTCAATATGCAAT from the Desulfonema limicola genome contains:
- a CDS encoding HD domain-containing protein, with the translated sequence MWNLFKSPVTISERLIDIGLLSEIWKGVSEPVSQCSQEKETPIGIENTWENRENSQFWEQYILPYHGDIGQVHLEVIREILKDLELYGNCPSIVINDNETSADYQVLTDVSLLEHTLNVCRKARDILKTSEADYQVSMAKVMIAALGHDMGKIPEIAQPDWQMINSHTFKSCEWLKKKINHLRNKDNILEAVKLHHAGERELNPYMGNKILSILRQADYAARESELKTYRLHYRSSNEDIIQKVFDTKSLDAFSDNQSTEVEKSGLPDETRNDNQVTEDMFLKALAPEISNNEFDAFRFNNCAYFSVNVLQKVLNNQRQSLDQPPFYKAEDVRTFIDSRFTKMKKGRFRLRFKDKPRPFKPIKLYLYVTDAIPSDAMETKEADIPHDSKGRWLKSLKPINNKTETV
- a CDS encoding response regulator; the encoded protein is MDYKKTVQIIDRHPLFRAGLKGVIESENEYRIVNESSTARQALNMADQLHPDIIILDLILPDMDGIKLTTELTDVSESSQIMVVSIHSKINYVVKSIQAGAKGYILKESGTDCLMDCLRRISTGKQFIDPSLSESLCELFMFINSPLVDNTQTQLTGREQEILHLVAENFTSKDIGKKLCISSKTVETHRYNLMKKLGLKNKVELIQYAINMGIVDMEVWKQGCRTG